A single Saccharolobus shibatae B12 DNA region contains:
- a CDS encoding AAA family ATPase, whose protein sequence is MRIDKITLTNFLSHEHSEIQFLGEINVIVGQNGAGKSSIIDGIVFSLFRTHSRGNNDNLIRKGSNKASVTLHLSNEKDKIEIIRDIRSTTEDRLIRNQIPVARSATVVSNEIEKILGIDKDIALSTIIVRQGELDKILENFQDIMGKILKLESIEKLIDSRGPIVEFKKNLENKLRELDRIEQDYNNSKKNLEEKRNRVLELEKDRKKLEDEIKNLENQITELKKQFEDYEKKRNQYLELTTILKVKETKLNELNKSIEELRRQTENMDKLEKEVNELDNLKNFRLKFEKYEVLSRSYMEISNNILNLEKEIEEYEKAIKRKKELEPHYLRYKELERKLEELQPKYEEYLKSKLNLDSKLNLKERLDKDASEFSKDIDRIGNLEQIMEEKRKRQLDLRAQLGKVESLISEKNEIINNLSQVKGETCPVCGRPLDEGHKQKIVEEAKSYISRLELDKNELEEELKKITDELNKIEKEYRRLSNNKANYDNIIKQLRKLNEEIENLHNRIEALKDIEEEIKKINGEIKDLKQYYEEFMRLFKYDEKELERKKVRLDEMNKKKVEIEKEMRVLETELQGLDRKELENKISDLERKKKILDEMKKKRGVLEDYIGQVELLQEDVKKLKEKLNIIQFDENKYNELKTSLDVHNASLKEKENRKSRVEGELDSLGKDIEEISNRIKNYELQLKDKEKIINGINKLEKIRDALGERKLQSYIIMATKQLIENNLNDIISKFDLSIKNVEMEIMQKTSRGKGSGGNIVIYTNNGDTLPIVSLSGGERIALSIALRLAIAKALMSNTNFFILDEPTIHLDDQRKAYLIEIIRAAKESVPQILVVTHDEEVVQAADYVIRVEKRGNKSFVREET, encoded by the coding sequence ATGAGAATTGACAAAATTACTTTGACTAATTTTTTAAGTCATGAACACAGTGAAATACAGTTTCTAGGCGAAATAAATGTAATAGTGGGACAAAATGGAGCAGGTAAGAGTTCTATAATAGATGGCATAGTATTCAGCTTGTTTAGAACCCATAGTAGAGGAAATAACGACAACTTAATAAGAAAAGGTTCAAATAAGGCGAGCGTTACCTTACATCTTTCTAATGAAAAAGATAAAATAGAAATAATAAGGGATATAAGAAGCACTACAGAAGATAGGTTAATACGGAATCAAATACCAGTTGCACGTAGTGCAACGGTAGTCTCTAATGAAATAGAGAAAATTCTGGGTATTGATAAAGATATTGCCCTATCAACAATAATAGTTAGACAAGGAGAATTGGATAAAATTTTGGAGAATTTCCAAGACATTATGGGGAAAATTCTAAAGTTGGAATCAATCGAGAAGCTTATTGATAGCAGAGGTCCAATAGTGGAATTTAAGAAGAATTTGGAAAACAAGTTAAGAGAGTTAGACAGAATAGAACAAGACTATAATAATTCTAAGAAGAACTTAGAGGAGAAGAGAAATAGAGTGTTGGAGTTAGAAAAAGATAGGAAAAAACTGGAGGATGAGATAAAGAACTTGGAAAATCAAATAACTGAGTTAAAGAAACAATTCGAAGATTATGAGAAGAAAAGAAATCAGTACTTAGAGTTGACCACTATCTTAAAGGTAAAAGAAACTAAATTAAATGAATTAAACAAGAGTATAGAAGAACTAAGAAGACAAACGGAAAACATGGATAAGCTTGAAAAGGAGGTAAACGAACTTGACAATTTAAAGAATTTTAGATTAAAATTTGAAAAATATGAAGTTTTATCGAGAAGTTATATGGAGATATCCAATAATATACTTAATTTAGAAAAGGAAATTGAGGAATATGAAAAAGCTATCAAAAGAAAGAAAGAACTTGAGCCACATTATCTAAGATACAAGGAATTGGAGAGAAAACTGGAAGAATTACAGCCAAAATATGAAGAATATCTCAAATCGAAATTGAATTTAGACTCCAAACTAAATTTAAAAGAACGTTTAGACAAAGACGCAAGCGAGTTTTCTAAAGATATAGATAGAATTGGTAATCTTGAACAAATCATGGAAGAGAAAAGAAAAAGACAACTTGATCTTCGAGCTCAATTAGGTAAAGTTGAAAGCCTAATATCTGAGAAAAATGAGATAATAAATAATCTTAGTCAAGTTAAGGGGGAAACTTGTCCGGTATGTGGAAGACCCCTAGATGAGGGACACAAACAAAAAATAGTAGAAGAAGCAAAAAGTTACATTTCACGATTAGAATTAGATAAGAATGAACTAGAAGAAGAATTAAAGAAAATCACTGATGAATTAAATAAAATTGAAAAAGAATATAGAAGACTCTCAAATAATAAGGCAAATTACGATAATATAATAAAACAACTTAGAAAGTTAAACGAGGAAATAGAGAATCTTCATAATAGGATTGAAGCTTTAAAGGATATAGAGGAGGAAATTAAGAAAATAAATGGAGAAATAAAGGACCTAAAACAGTATTATGAAGAGTTTATGAGACTATTTAAGTATGACGAGAAGGAACTTGAAAGAAAAAAAGTAAGGTTAGATGAAATGAACAAGAAAAAAGTAGAAATCGAAAAAGAAATGAGGGTTCTAGAAACCGAATTACAAGGGTTAGACCGTAAAGAGCTGGAGAATAAAATTTCAGATTTAGAGAGGAAGAAAAAAATCTTGGATGAAATGAAGAAGAAAAGAGGAGTACTAGAAGACTATATAGGACAAGTTGAGCTACTACAAGAAGATGTTAAGAAACTAAAGGAAAAATTAAATATCATACAGTTTGATGAAAATAAATATAATGAACTTAAAACGAGTTTAGATGTCCATAATGCCAGTCTTAAGGAGAAGGAAAACAGAAAAAGTAGAGTGGAGGGCGAATTGGATAGTTTAGGTAAAGACATAGAGGAGATAAGTAATCGAATTAAGAATTATGAATTGCAACTAAAAGATAAAGAAAAGATAATCAATGGTATTAATAAGCTGGAGAAAATTAGAGATGCATTAGGAGAACGAAAATTACAGAGTTATATAATCATGGCAACAAAACAATTGATTGAAAATAATCTAAATGATATAATATCGAAATTTGATCTATCTATTAAAAACGTAGAAATGGAGATAATGCAAAAAACTAGTAGAGGAAAGGGCAGTGGTGGGAATATAGTAATATACACTAATAACGGCGATACTTTGCCCATAGTATCGCTTAGCGGAGGTGAGAGAATTGCCTTATCTATAGCATTAAGGTTAGCAATAGCTAAGGCACTGATGAGTAATACTAACTTCTTCATTCTTGACGAGCCAACAATTCATTTAGATGATCAAAGAAAAGCGTACTTAATAGAGATAATTAGGGCAGCAAAGGAAAGTGTACCTCAGATATTAGTGGTAACTCATGACGAGGAGGTAGTCCAAGCAGCTGATTATGTTATTCGTGTTGAAAAGAGAGGAAATAAAAGTTTTGTGAGGGAGGAGACTTGA
- the clsN gene encoding SMC-like protein coalescin, producing MKVRVFNIGGITQDYSLDLEKGVTSYEAPNAYGKTSLVRALISLLTSSIKAEDLLNVFADSGYIEVELDNKLYYRRIKRIKNGLSEDKNLIMDDDRALLLTYFSPENKLVTQILSGDGNVEWFISATSKINEIKAKKEELQKLLTAEINARDDLQKKYNNIREIQAKIRAIDEEIDKLEKERESSSNIVAKTTYTITLTRQNKINEILNKIKVKKDELANLEFALKKIEEEIQNKESKVSPDIKTQLQKELEEINEKLKLKTSDRSELEIELKVLERVLEEVDESDRHHLDTCNVCGSKVDPSIWKERAEIISRELRDKTSLLDSLRNDIIGLQKRKEEIDLRLKELQTLENEIARLKAKKEELINRIGSVKFQIDDLERQKRETEERFNKSESLSGAIATNDDSTSILKRIEELRKKREEYEYELQLLGVPSSILEELKEKEEHIEQLQKKVDELQVEYIKRLTKAREEFNRISNQLLRKFEFDMEAEIDGNYRLIVRRKGAIIDIKKLSSSERTTLALILVLSALRAYFKTPYFIIDESAMTFDQKRFNRLLEYLTEIADYVIVTRSSENTEIKTLPPKQIEISS from the coding sequence ATGAAGGTTAGAGTATTTAATATAGGCGGCATAACGCAAGACTATAGTCTTGATTTAGAGAAAGGAGTAACATCATATGAAGCGCCAAATGCTTACGGTAAAACATCACTAGTAAGGGCATTGATATCTTTACTGACATCCAGTATTAAGGCAGAAGATCTACTTAATGTATTTGCAGATAGTGGTTATATAGAAGTAGAATTGGATAACAAACTATACTATAGAAGGATAAAAAGGATAAAGAATGGACTAAGTGAAGACAAAAATCTAATTATGGATGACGATAGAGCATTGCTACTGACGTATTTCTCTCCAGAGAACAAGTTAGTAACCCAAATATTATCTGGAGATGGTAATGTAGAGTGGTTTATATCTGCTACATCAAAAATAAATGAAATAAAGGCAAAAAAGGAAGAATTACAGAAACTCTTAACTGCTGAGATAAATGCTAGAGATGATTTACAGAAGAAGTATAATAATATTAGAGAGATACAAGCTAAAATAAGGGCGATAGATGAAGAGATAGACAAACTGGAGAAAGAAAGGGAAAGCAGTAGTAATATAGTAGCTAAAACCACATACACAATAACACTAACAAGACAGAATAAAATAAATGAAATATTAAACAAAATAAAAGTTAAGAAAGATGAGTTAGCAAACTTAGAATTTGCCTTAAAGAAGATTGAGGAAGAGATCCAAAACAAGGAGAGTAAAGTCTCTCCCGACATAAAGACTCAACTTCAGAAAGAGTTAGAAGAAATAAATGAGAAACTTAAACTGAAAACCTCTGATAGATCTGAGTTAGAAATAGAACTTAAGGTGCTTGAACGCGTATTAGAAGAAGTAGACGAAAGTGATAGACATCATTTAGATACGTGTAACGTCTGTGGGAGCAAAGTAGATCCTAGTATATGGAAAGAAAGAGCTGAAATAATATCAAGAGAATTAAGAGATAAGACCTCACTTCTAGATAGCTTGCGTAACGATATAATAGGATTACAGAAAAGAAAAGAAGAAATTGACCTTAGATTAAAGGAGTTACAGACGCTAGAGAATGAAATCGCAAGACTAAAAGCTAAAAAGGAAGAATTGATCAACAGGATAGGTTCAGTTAAGTTCCAGATAGATGATTTGGAGAGACAGAAGAGAGAGACTGAAGAGAGATTCAATAAATCCGAATCATTATCAGGGGCAATAGCAACTAATGATGATAGTACAAGCATTTTAAAGAGAATAGAAGAGCTAAGAAAGAAAAGAGAGGAATATGAGTACGAACTTCAGCTATTAGGAGTGCCATCCTCTATCTTAGAGGAGTTGAAAGAAAAGGAGGAACATATAGAACAATTACAGAAGAAGGTGGATGAATTACAAGTAGAATATATAAAAAGATTAACTAAGGCTAGGGAAGAATTTAACAGAATATCTAACCAATTATTAAGGAAATTCGAATTTGATATGGAAGCTGAAATTGACGGTAATTACAGATTAATTGTAAGGAGAAAAGGTGCTATAATTGATATAAAGAAGTTATCATCGTCGGAGAGAACTACGCTAGCTTTAATATTGGTATTAAGCGCGTTAAGAGCTTATTTCAAAACTCCTTACTTCATAATCGACGAGTCTGCAATGACATTTGATCAGAAAAGATTCAATAGACTATTAGAATATCTAACTGAAATTGCAGACTACGTAATTGTGACTAGAAGTAGTGAAAACACAGAAATAAAGACACTACCGCCTAAGCAAATAGAGATTTCTAGTTAA
- a CDS encoding nucleoside hydrolase, which yields MRKVILDSDTASDDTIAILLASRYFQLLGVTIVAGNVNYNQEVKNALFTLEYIGKQDVPVYLGSQRPILGNWRTVEEVHGSNGMGDWDYPEPTKRPEKEHAIDAILRLSKEYDGELEILAVSPLTNIALAYLKDPSVVKRIRRIWIMGGAFSKGNTTPIAEFNFWVDPEAAKIVLDAGFDITVVPWEVAETSGSLNERDWEFISKLNTKLSKFFINVNKTLKEYTTKNQGISGSTHPDSLTVSIAYDRSIISESSLNYIDVELCSKSRGAMLIDWYSLHKNKPNAEIVLKADSNKFKNLLFRTLSEF from the coding sequence ATGAGGAAAGTCATATTAGATTCAGATACAGCTAGTGATGATACTATAGCCATATTGCTTGCATCTAGATATTTCCAATTATTAGGTGTGACAATAGTCGCTGGAAATGTAAATTATAATCAAGAGGTTAAGAATGCACTTTTCACTTTAGAGTACATTGGTAAGCAAGACGTACCAGTATATTTAGGATCACAAAGACCTATTTTGGGAAATTGGAGAACAGTTGAGGAAGTCCATGGAAGTAATGGAATGGGTGATTGGGACTATCCCGAACCTACTAAAAGGCCAGAGAAAGAGCATGCAATAGATGCTATACTCAGATTGTCGAAAGAATACGACGGGGAATTGGAAATACTTGCAGTTTCCCCTTTAACAAATATTGCCTTGGCTTATCTTAAAGATCCGTCAGTTGTCAAGCGAATAAGAAGGATTTGGATAATGGGTGGTGCTTTTTCAAAGGGCAATACTACCCCTATAGCGGAGTTCAATTTCTGGGTAGATCCTGAGGCTGCTAAAATAGTTTTAGATGCAGGATTTGATATTACCGTCGTTCCTTGGGAAGTCGCTGAAACAAGTGGTTCTTTAAACGAGAGAGATTGGGAATTTATCTCCAAACTCAATACTAAGCTCTCAAAATTCTTTATTAATGTCAATAAGACATTAAAGGAATATACTACTAAGAATCAAGGTATATCAGGTAGTACTCATCCAGATTCCTTAACAGTTTCTATAGCCTATGATAGATCTATTATCTCAGAGTCTTCTCTAAATTATATTGATGTAGAATTATGTTCAAAGTCAAGAGGAGCAATGTTAATAGACTGGTACAGTTTACATAAAAATAAGCCTAATGCTGAAATTGTATTAAAGGCAGATAGTAACAAGTTCAAAAATCTTCTATTCAGAACCCTTTCCGAGTTTTGA
- a CDS encoding metallophosphoesterase family protein: MVSLFKRNKHSTNSTTNLRILFSSDLHASYTVFKKFINAGKIYKVNALIIGGDIAGKTLLPIIDLGNNNYNIQDKIITSSELNSFIERFKSEGIYYAILSKNEYEEASQNKKAQDELFKKAIIATIREWMKIAEERLKDYKIPIFINLGNDDPEYLFEVLKESEIFKVGEGEVFDFNGYEIISYGYVNPTPWNTFREKKEEEIYNDLSKIVSKITNYSKAIYNFHAPPYNTNLDNAPLLDENLKPIVRGGEIVYTHVGSKSIRRIIEETNPLLGLHGHIHESRGFDKVNNTVVINPGSEYNSGLLHAALVILEGESIKAHQFILG; this comes from the coding sequence GTGGTCTCATTATTTAAAAGGAACAAACATTCTACAAATTCTACTACTAATCTGAGAATTCTCTTTAGCTCGGATCTTCACGCATCGTATACAGTCTTCAAGAAGTTTATAAATGCAGGGAAAATTTACAAGGTCAATGCGTTGATAATAGGTGGGGATATAGCTGGCAAAACATTGTTACCTATTATTGATCTTGGAAATAATAATTACAATATTCAAGATAAGATTATAACATCAAGTGAATTGAATAGCTTCATCGAGAGGTTTAAGAGCGAAGGGATCTATTATGCTATATTAAGCAAAAATGAGTATGAAGAAGCGTCTCAAAATAAAAAAGCCCAAGACGAATTATTTAAGAAGGCAATCATTGCGACTATTCGTGAATGGATGAAAATTGCTGAGGAGAGATTAAAGGATTATAAAATACCTATCTTTATAAACCTTGGGAACGATGACCCAGAATATCTCTTTGAAGTATTGAAGGAGAGCGAGATATTTAAAGTTGGTGAGGGTGAGGTGTTTGATTTTAATGGATACGAAATCATATCATACGGCTACGTTAATCCAACACCTTGGAATACGTTTAGGGAGAAGAAGGAAGAGGAGATCTATAATGACCTAAGTAAGATAGTGTCAAAAATAACTAATTATTCAAAGGCTATTTACAACTTTCATGCTCCTCCTTACAATACCAATTTAGATAATGCTCCTCTTTTAGATGAGAATCTAAAGCCCATAGTTAGAGGAGGTGAGATTGTATATACACACGTGGGTTCTAAATCAATAAGGAGAATTATTGAGGAAACTAATCCACTATTAGGATTACACGGACATATTCACGAATCAAGAGGCTTTGATAAAGTCAATAACACAGTAGTCATCAATCCAGGCAGTGAATATAATAGTGGTCTTCTTCACGCAGCTCTAGTAATACTAGAAGGAGAATCAATCAAGGCTCATCAGTTTATCTTAGGTTAA
- the nurA gene encoding DNA double-strand break repair nuclease NurA — MIRKIYDKLAESHNEIKNQIYNIASYLRQEIQEKVNEFWTEYTRDNELSEICKFVAIDGGSFSKPMRIGIVYAVGAESVIGDNKGVKTLSEDGQIGIFKPGNDAQERISLLMEALELSLALRDGSKGDYILMDGSLNKKIGNKVDIQQISDEELKLVKNVDINSIISIKDERKMRDLLMLLNQFLVSRIIEEYDGKVLWISKTSRGRDLFGTDYPDITVFELFTEKRGFSKLIIKNIDVRKISEIPELEILRKMEYTTFYTRLDNGKRVVRIDMIGRVDEKIVKEIMDHLSGVSIKGYPFPLLKAHIDVRFSRMDREKIIKLMGSKLHKDIEWWPSQFY, encoded by the coding sequence TTGATAAGAAAAATATATGATAAGTTAGCGGAAAGTCACAACGAGATAAAAAATCAGATTTATAATATTGCTAGCTATCTCAGGCAAGAAATACAAGAAAAGGTTAATGAGTTTTGGACTGAATACACCAGAGATAATGAGTTAAGCGAAATATGCAAATTTGTAGCTATTGATGGCGGTTCTTTCAGTAAACCTATGAGAATAGGGATAGTTTATGCTGTAGGAGCTGAATCCGTAATCGGAGATAATAAAGGAGTAAAGACATTAAGCGAGGATGGTCAAATAGGTATATTCAAGCCAGGGAACGATGCACAAGAAAGAATATCACTATTAATGGAGGCATTGGAATTATCACTAGCTTTAAGGGATGGTAGTAAAGGAGATTACATTCTTATGGATGGAAGTTTAAACAAAAAGATTGGTAATAAAGTTGATATTCAACAAATCTCTGATGAAGAGCTAAAGCTAGTTAAGAATGTCGATATAAATAGTATTATTAGCATAAAAGATGAAAGGAAAATGAGAGATTTGCTAATGCTACTAAATCAATTTCTCGTTAGTAGAATAATAGAGGAATATGATGGCAAGGTTTTATGGATATCTAAAACCAGTAGGGGGAGAGATTTATTTGGTACAGACTATCCCGACATAACTGTTTTTGAACTGTTTACTGAAAAAAGAGGATTTTCAAAACTTATAATCAAAAATATAGACGTCAGAAAAATTTCTGAGATACCCGAGCTTGAGATATTAAGAAAAATGGAATATACGACTTTCTATACTAGATTGGATAATGGTAAGAGGGTTGTTAGAATAGATATGATTGGAAGAGTGGACGAGAAAATAGTAAAGGAGATAATGGATCATTTGAGTGGAGTAAGCATTAAGGGATATCCATTTCCACTCTTAAAAGCTCATATAGACGTTAGATTTTCAAGGATGGATAGGGAAAAAATAATAAAGTTAATGGGAAGTAAACTTCACAAAGATATCGAGTGGTGGCCCAGCCAGTTTTATTAA
- a CDS encoding class I SAM-dependent methyltransferase encodes MRTEDIFNDPKNYKKWYELHNKLYENERKVVRSFNLKDCLDLGSGPDIFHEEIRGKIVSLDISLLMLKESKSDEKVLADALHLPFRDDSFKCIFSSVTVCFIEDVKGFIKEIARVAKERAVICFIARDSPWGEYYEKLGKSGHKYYSYAHFISRRELYLIINDFMKISRITSTLKDMNETETDETYNDDSGSFICVEAIPKKSEPLSSSLNRHSGADPADPISKL; translated from the coding sequence ATGAGGACGGAAGACATATTTAATGATCCAAAAAATTATAAGAAATGGTACGAACTTCATAATAAATTATACGAGAATGAGAGAAAGGTAGTTAGAAGTTTTAACCTTAAAGATTGTTTAGATTTAGGATCAGGACCAGATATTTTTCATGAGGAAATTAGGGGAAAGATTGTATCTCTGGATATATCGTTACTTATGCTAAAAGAAAGTAAAAGTGACGAGAAAGTTCTAGCTGACGCTTTACATTTACCCTTCAGAGATGACTCATTTAAATGTATATTTAGTTCCGTCACCGTTTGTTTTATAGAAGATGTAAAGGGGTTTATAAAGGAAATAGCTAGGGTAGCTAAAGAAAGGGCAGTTATTTGTTTTATTGCTAGGGACTCTCCATGGGGCGAATATTATGAGAAGCTAGGTAAAAGTGGCCATAAGTATTATTCATATGCTCACTTTATATCAAGGAGAGAGCTTTACTTAATTATAAACGATTTCATGAAAATCTCAAGAATTACATCCACACTAAAAGATATGAACGAAACGGAAACTGATGAAACATATAATGATGATAGCGGGTCATTCATCTGTGTTGAAGCTATCCCTAAGAAATCGGAGCCCCTTTCATCGAGTCTTAATAGACACTCGGGGGCTGATCCTGCTGACCCTATCTCTAAACTTTAA
- a CDS encoding Fur family transcriptional regulator: MEVDLANLLRQRNLKVTPQRIAILKLIMRGGHYSGEQIYEELKKTEPSISLSTVYNTLETLKESGILNSFEANGITWFEINRKPHINVFCTDSNRIIDLDVDMDNFMDKLVKNGLDVKNVNIIVYADCSKLGKGSE; the protein is encoded by the coding sequence ATGGAAGTTGATCTTGCAAACCTGTTGAGGCAAAGAAACCTTAAAGTAACGCCACAAAGAATAGCTATTCTAAAGCTAATAATGAGAGGGGGTCATTACAGTGGGGAACAAATTTACGAAGAACTTAAAAAAACAGAGCCTAGTATTAGTCTATCCACAGTATATAATACACTAGAAACATTAAAGGAATCTGGAATACTAAATTCCTTTGAAGCAAACGGTATAACTTGGTTTGAAATTAATAGAAAGCCTCACATTAATGTTTTTTGCACGGACTCTAATAGAATTATTGACTTAGATGTTGACATGGATAACTTCATGGATAAGCTAGTTAAAAATGGCTTAGACGTAAAAAATGTGAACATTATAGTATACGCTGATTGTTCAAAACTCGGAAAGGGTTCTGAATAG